ATAATTAACGTTACCGCATTAATAGCGCAGTCAGTTTGTAAATACTCCCTCCTCATACCTCCAAGACCCAAGTCACTACTTTTACgatcaacacaactgcattgagagcaagaaaaggaaaatgggCTTGCATATGTAAGTATGGGTACAGTTTCACCACCAGAGCTATAATTAAGTGGATGCATTATGAGAAGCAAAAGTATATCATGCCAATAAACTCACCATTAAGTTTGAGCTCAAGAGATAAAATTGAAGACAGAGCACATATACAAAGAATCTTGCTGATATTAAATAGTAGAATATAAAGAAATTTCTTTAGCATCCCAATAAGAGTACCTTACAATGCCTGCTGTAATAGTATTTTGTAGTGAAAGGGGACAACCCATGGCTATCACCCAATCTCCAGGACGAAGTTTAGTTGAGCTACCAAGTTTTGCACATGGAAGTGGAGTTTCGGATTTTATCTTTACAATTGCAATATCAGAATGTAAATCAGCATTCTCCACTATACCCTCAAAAGAGCGACCATCTTGTAATGTCACATCAATCTGCAGAAAGTAAACACAGTTGataaaatgattaaattgaATGAAATCTACAGAACTTAGGATGAAATTGACCAAAATATAAGACATATACGCCAAGCGGTTAAAACATTGGGGTCAAATTATCATTTTAGCAAAAAATATAAGCATATAACCAATTATCTTTTATAGCATAAAAATAAGGCAATATCTTTTGGACGGTATGTAACTAAATGCATAaacctaaaatattatttaggaGATACGGCAGACAAGACAGGAAATTACCTTCCCTTTTGAAGAGGGGCTCAACCCTTGAAAATCAACCACTAAATGTGCACAAGTTAAAATTGTGCCATCTGCATGTATGATAGTACCAGATCCTATACTCTTTCCAACATTCAATCCATAAAACCCTGAAAACAAAAGCAAAGATTCAAACTCTGGATGTTTCTTGACAAGGTAGTTAGTTACAAATCCTGAAAAATACCCTTTGGAACTGACAAATTGACAACAGCAGGACCAACACTTGCAGCTGCATTGGCAATAGTATCTCGGCCAAGACAATTACAGGAGTGTTTGGGACCACCACCAGCCACTGAAGAAGTTTCTTTGCTTATatcagatgatgatgatgggtcTGCACTTGTTCTAgaaacaaaaaatggaaatcTACCTACATTATACGATATCACATATCAGTTGAGTTAAAGAGATGGACATGAATAAAACCCACAGGTAACCaatctaaataatatttaaagttgcaagtatCAACATACTAGGTTGTGAAGCCCCCAAGAACAGATATGCAGGATAAAGGTCTTTGTCTTGTATATTACTCCATTTCCAAGTCAAGGAGTCTTGTAGTGGCTTAGGAATCGAAAGCTTCAGATGAGAGGCTTctgaaattaattgaatttccATTTTTAAGTACACTTTCGAAAGATCTATCACAACAATTCAATGTTCAATATCTTCCATCTCCAAGCTTACATTAATATCAAATTGATGTAACAGGCTGGGGGAGTAATATAATTGAAACAGTGCCATCTGACATTGGAAAGTTGACAGTTAAGTCTGTTGAAGAAGCAGTTCTTTTACTGAAGTTGAGAAAATTTACAAGAACGCCACCTGGGGTTTTCTTCTGTATTATTCAATTGTAATTAGTCAATATATGGAGATGTGTTGTAGATATATGGATGTTCAGTTTCAATGAAGTTCTTTTCCTTCTTCATTCTCTCTCAAGTTCCCTCTTCCTCTGATTCTCTCATTTCCGCCTgagttttttctcaatttcttgaCTCAAATTCTCTCAAAATCTAATCATTTACGATACATTCAGTGCTGTTACAAATGATCAgttaagttttttaaaattttcattttccagTTCAATTTCCTACACTTCGATAGCATATCTAAATATACAAggggaaaaaataacaaaaatgaatCGGTTCGAAGAAACAATTGAAACCTTACTTGAATCGGCATCACTAGTCGCGCAATTTACCAGTACAGACCCTGCAACCGCCCCAGCAACAACTCCCACGATTGATTTCCTATCGCGAACCGCAATTTTTCTCTGTAATATAAGAAACAATGAGGTCACATTCAAATGACTAATGCAGTTAACGCTAGCGCATATCTTCAGTAAACTTTAGGTTGTTATTTTTTTCTGCGAGAAAATGTAAATTCACTGGAAATGCACCGATATTTCCAGTACCAGAAGGTGCCTCATGTCTGCTGCACTTCAACAATCCTCAAGATTTCTTGCCCTAACAAGTTGATCAGTTCGTTACACCATAAACCTTTCCATAAAATCCCAGCATCGAAGCTTTTCTTAGAGTCTCTTcatcttggagaagaagaaagtcaAGAAACTGAAATTT
This region of Ipomoea triloba cultivar NCNSP0323 chromosome 15, ASM357664v1 genomic DNA includes:
- the LOC116006573 gene encoding putative protease Do-like 14; this translates as MRHLLRKIAVRDRKSIVGVVAGAVAGSVLVNCATSDADSKASHLKLSIPKPLQDSLTWKWSNIQDKDLYPAYLFLGASQPSRFPFFVSRTSADPSSSSDISKETSSVAGGGPKHSCNCLGRDTIANAAASVGPAVVNLSVPKGFYGLNVGKSIGSGTIIHADGTILTCAHLVVDFQGLSPSSKGKIDVTLQDGRSFEGIVENADLHSDIAIVKIKSETPLPCAKLGSSTKLRPGDWVIAMGCPLSLQNTITAGIVSCVDRKSSDLGLGGMRREYLQTDCAINAGNSGGPLVNVDGEVVGVNIMKVLAADGLGFSVPIDSVSKIIEHFKKNGRVVRPWLGLKMLDLNDMIVAQLKEKDYRFPNVNQGVLVPMVIPDSPAEHAGFHPGDVVIEFDGKLVGSIKEIVDIMGDRIGQPLKVVVKRRHNVRVTLTVIPVEANPHM